The proteins below come from a single Ictidomys tridecemlineatus isolate mIctTri1 chromosome 8, mIctTri1.hap1, whole genome shotgun sequence genomic window:
- the Tiam2 gene encoding rho guanine nucleotide exchange factor TIAM2 isoform X3, which produces MEGPRESQDPPPRPLARHLSDADRLRKVIQELLDTEKSYVKDLSCLFELYLEPLQNETFLTQDEMESLFGSLPEMLEFQKVFLETLEDGISASSDFDVLETPSQFRKLLFSLGGSFLYYADHFKLYSGFCANHIKVQKVLERAKTDKAFKAFLDARNPTKQHSSTLESYLIKPVQRVLKYPLLLRELVSLTDHESEEHYHLTEALKAMEKVASHINEMQKIYEDYGTVFDQLVADQSGPEKEVTELSMGELLMHSTVSWLNPFLSLGKARKDLELTVFVFKRAVILVYKENCKLKKKLPSNSRPAHNSADLDPFKFRWLIPISALQVRLGNSAGTENNSLWELIHTKSEIEGRPETIFQLCCSDSESKTSIVKVIRSILRENFRRHIKCELPLEKACKDRLVPLKNRVPVSAKLASSRSLKVLRTSASSDWPSESSKGHSLDSDECSLSSGTQSSGCPVAESRQDCKSAAPGRDPHVGPAEFPDSLIKESDILSDEDEDCHPTLNQGSPTKDIEIRFQRLRISEDPDPLPADHQPGTRADEGQKGGEQPKLVRAHFCPIKRKANSTKRDRATLLKAQTRHQSLDSQPENANIDLNLVLEREFSVQSLTSVVNEECFYETESHGKS; this is translated from the exons ATGGAGGGACCCAGGGAGAGCCAGGACCCGCCTCCAAGGCCACTGGCGCGCCACCTCTCTGATGCCGACCGCCTCCGGAAAGTCATCCAGGAGCTGCTGGACACCGAGAAGTCCTACGTGAAG GATCTGAGCTGCCTCTTTGAATTATACTTGGAGCCGCTTCAGAATGAGACTTTTCTTACCCAAGATGAG ATGGAGTCGCTTTTTGGAAGTTTGCCAGAGATGCTGGAGTTTCAGAAGGTGTTTCTGGAGACGCTGGAGGATGGGATCTCGGCCTCCTCTGACTTCGATGTACTGGAAACCCCCTCGCAGTTTAGA AAACTGCTGTTTTCCCTTGGAGGCTCTTTCCTCTATTACGCCGACCACTTTAAACTGTACAGCGGATTCTGTGCTAACCACATTAAAGTACAGAAGGTTCTTGAGCGTG CCAAAACCGATAAGGCCTTTAAGGCTTTTCTGGATGCGCGGAATCCCACCAAGCAGCACTCCTCCACCCTGGAGTCCTACCTCATCAAGCCGGTTCAGCGAGTGCTCAAGTACCCTCTGCTGCTGCGGGAGCTCGTGTCCCTGACGGACCACGAGAGCGAGGAGCACTACCACCTGACAG AGGCACTGAAGGCAATGGAAAAGGTAGCAAGCCACATCAATGAGATGCAGAAGATCTATGAGGACTACGGGACCGTGTTTGACCAGCTGGTAGCTGACCAGAGTGGTCCAGAGAAGGAG GTAACAGAACTTTCCATGGGGGAACTCCTGATGCACTCTACAGTTTCCTGGCTGAATCCGTTTTTGTCTCTAGGAAAAGCCAGAAAGGACCTTGAGCTTACGGTATTTG tttttaagAGAGCTGTCATATTGGTTTATAAAGAAAACTGTAAACTGAAAAAGAAACTG CCCTCGAATTCCCGGCCTGCGCACAACTCCGCTGACTTGGACCCGTTCAAATTCCGCTGGTTGATTCCCATATCGGCCCTTCAAGTGAGGCTGGGGAACTCGGCAG GGACAGAAAATAATTCCTTATGGGAGCTGATCCATACAAAGTCAGAGATAGAAGGACGGCCAGAAACCATCTTTCAGCTGTGCTGCAG TGACAGCGAGAGCAAGACCAGCATCGTGAAGGTGATCCGCTCTATCCTGCGGGAAAACTTCAGGCGCCACATCAAGTGTGAGCTACCTCTGGAGAAGGCGTGCAAGGATCGCCTGGTCCCACTGAAGAACCGCGTTCCGGTCTCAGCCAAATTAG CCTCGTCCAGGTCTTTGAAAGTCCTCAGGACCTCTGCCAGCAGCGATTGGCCCAGTGAGTCCAGCAAGGGCCACTCTCTGGACTCAGACGAGTGCAGCTTGAGCAGCGGCACCCAGAGCAGTGGCTGCCCTGTGGCTGAGAGCAGGCAGGACTGCAAGAGCGCGGCTCCCGGGAGGGACCCCCACGTTGGcccagcagagtttccagacagTCTCATCAAAGAGAGCGATATTCTGAGCGATGAAGATGAGGACTGCCACCCGACACTGAACCAGGGCAGCCCTACCAAGGACATCGAAATTCGGTTCCAAAGACTAAGAATCTCTGAGGATCCTGACCCACTCCCGGCTGACCACCAGCCGGGCACCAGGGCTGACGAGGGCCAGAAGGGAGGGGAGCAGCCCAAGCTGGTCCGGGCCCACTTCTGCCCCATTAAACGAAAAGCAAACAGCACCAAGAGGGACAGAGCGACTCTGCTCAAGGCGCAGACTCGTCACCAGTCCCTTGACAGTCAACCCGAAAACGCCAACATTGATCTAAATTTGGTTCTAGAGCGGGAATTCAGTGTCCAGAGCTTAACTTCGGTTGTCAACGAGGAGTGCTTTTACGAAACAGAGAGCCATGGAAAATCATAG